A stretch of DNA from Staphylococcus equorum:
TCAATTAATGATGAACCAGGATTTTTATGGAAAATTTGGACCGAGAACGAAACATCCAAAGAAGCAGGTGGTATTTACGCCTTCGACAGTAAAGCGCATGCTGAAAGTTACTTAAATATGCATAGCGAACGACTCAACGCTATGGGAGTGACGGAAATCAACGCCAAAATATTCACTATAAATGAAGGATTAACACAGATTACACACGGTCGTGTTGAGTAGATTTTTGACAATAGCATATTAAAAATACCCCAGCAATAGCGTCACCTGAAAAGTGTGCGTATTGTTGGGGTATTCTGTGTGAATTTTAAAATTTCCTAGGTAATCACTTTAATACATCTTTGCCATTTCTTCTGTAAATGTTTGGTAAGTTATTTCATTCTTAGATAATCGTGCTACTAACATATACATTTGTTCACTCTTTGTATATTCTTTTTTATACAATAAATGATCTGCTTTCTTTTCATCTGGTAACGAGTCTTTAATGTTGGCACCTTGTGAAAATGCTGCATAATATCGCATACCGAATAAGCGCTGTGACTGGGCATCGATATGAATCTCATCAGGATTGGCTGTTAAACCTTGTGCCGTTACGTAGAAACAGTTATCTTTTGCTTCTGCTACAGTTTTAATCACTTCATTAATTTCAGTGTATTCTGATGCACTTTGACCAAATGCTGCTTTGCCTAAGAAGTCTCCTAGCAAGCCCATTACGAATGGCAGTTGAGGTGCATTAAGCGCTTGTCTAAAATGATCCACAACTTGATTTAACTTAATTTCGTAGTCAAGATGCTTACCCTCTAAACTATCACTTTCACCTTGATGCCATAATATACCGATAAGTTCACTGCTTTCCATCGCAAATTCAGCTTCAGAAATCGCATGTCGTGTTAACACTTGATCCTCTGCCCAATCATCAATCGTTGTACCACCATCTGCACACGGGATTAAGCCAATTGTTTCATCTGGATGATTATCTAACCACAATTTAGCAAACGATGCTGCGGGGCCTATACCTGCAACAGAACGATCACTATGTATCGGTTCGTCCATCATTTGCCATCTACCATTTTTCAATACTTGAATGCGCTCATCTACGATTGGTTTCACGCTATCGATAAAGCCACGCCCGGCCATATTAGACTGCCCTATAAGTAAAATTGATTTCATATAAATTTCCCTTTCCATTTTTGGAATGTATGTACTATTAGTCATAAATATCATACCTTAAGTGTGTATTTGATTGAAGTAAAAAGGGGTTTTAGTATGTATAGACATAAAAATGACTACCAAATTAATGGTAGTCATCTTTAGA
This window harbors:
- a CDS encoding sialate O-acetylesterase, producing the protein MKSILLIGQSNMAGRGFIDSVKPIVDERIQVLKNGRWQMMDEPIHSDRSVAGIGPAASFAKLWLDNHPDETIGLIPCADGGTTIDDWAEDQVLTRHAISEAEFAMESSELIGILWHQGESDSLEGKHLDYEIKLNQVVDHFRQALNAPQLPFVMGLLGDFLGKAAFGQSASEYTEINEVIKTVAEAKDNCFYVTAQGLTANPDEIHIDAQSQRLFGMRYYAAFSQGANIKDSLPDEKKADHLLYKKEYTKSEQMYMLVARLSKNEITYQTFTEEMAKMY
- a CDS encoding monooxygenase, with the protein product MVHILQVDFPLDGPFGDEMARQFEDLAKSINDEPGFLWKIWTENETSKEAGGIYAFDSKAHAESYLNMHSERLNAMGVTEINAKIFTINEGLTQITHGRVE